The genomic region CCACCATTTTCTAACTGCGTGGCCTCGGGCAAGTATGTACCatacatctctgagcctcagttgcctcagttgtaaaatgggtataacaatCCTTATTTTGCAGGACTGTTATGAGGATTTATCATGATAATCTAAGCAAAAcgccagcacaatgcctggcaaatATTGGGAGATCTGTCCAGGGCTGGTTCCCCTCACTGGTCATGCTTTTCACCTGACAGAGACAGAGTCAGGGCCCTGGGATCATGAGTGGTAACAGAATGTAGAGGATGAAGTATTTTAGAATCACTGGACCTGCATTCAGATAtcggcctcactttcctcatctggaatATGGAGGAAAATAGAGCCTTCCTTGCAGGGGAGTAATAAAGATTGAATGTAATCATGTGCGCTATGTATTTAGAACCCTCAAGAATAGTAGATAGTAAGCGCTTAGTTGCTACCCCCTCCCAGGTGAGCTGGCTTAGGTAGATTCTCGTTTCTCCTGAGCTGTCACAGGAAGGAGTAGCTTTGGGTGTCTCTAGGCCCCTCGTGGACCACACCCTGGGGgtaaaaggctctgagaagtcttcTGTCCTGTCTCACTGAAGTGGAAAGTTCCATAAAACCCAGAGGCGCAGCACGCCAAACCAGCTTAGCTACACTCCTGGCACGGGGACCAACCAGTAACTTTGAAAATGTGTGTTTTCCTGGATAAAACCTCTAATTGGACAATTGTAGGTCTTCTGGCTTTATGTCGACTTTATGACTTTGAAAGCTCTTAAGCTGGGGTGAGGAAAAATTTATGAATGGGATTTCTCTATTTCTGTAGCACTCTGACTCATGCTGTTGACCCAACCAGGGGGCTGGGCTTCCATTACTTGCTAATTTCTCTTTGCCAGGTGGTCCTTACTCTGCCCGCTCCCTCACTGAGCCACAGCCCCAGTGACTAGAACCCAGGCAAAGGGTTTCTGGCTGCTTAAAAAATTGTCCTGTACCCAGATTGACTTCCCAGGTAAAGGAATATGGTGCTTGGGAATTTCTCAGGGAAGCTTTACAGTTTTCTCTCAAATTTTGAAAGCTTGTTTTACCAGGGTTTTTAAGTCCTTCTCATAGAAAACTCTCACAATCTGAGTTAAAGGGCATCTGGCTTAGAGGAAAGGCTGATTCCTGGCTGATAAACATTTCCTTTGGGCCCCTATATCCAAGACTCTTTTGACAGTAGGCAACAGAGCTACAAAGACGTGTCTGGACCAGTGCAACAATGAGACTGACTTCACTTAAAAATTGTGTTAGTTAGGGTAATGTAATCTTCTATAACAAAAAGACCCCCAAATGTATAAAGGTTCaacacaatagaaatgtatttcttgtTCACATAATAGTCTGAGGTTGACATTTCTGGTCAGCGGGTGGCTCTCCTCCATCCAGTGATTCAggaacccaggctccttccatcctGTGGCTTCACCATCCTGCATCTAGTCAAAGGAAGGTACAAAAGAATGTGGAGAAGGCTCACCAGCTTCGTAAAAGCCTCAGCCTGGAAATGGCTCTCATCACCTCTTACATTTCATCAGTgaggtcacatggccacacctagaTATAAATGGAGCTGGGAGCTGTTATTGCTTTCTGGGAAATTCCTCCATATGGAAGGAATATACCATAGAAGGAAAAGCATGAATTTTAGGGACAGTTAGCAATATTTGCTACAGAAAGGGAAATATACTAAAATGGAGTCCATAAAGAATTAAATACAGCTAAGGTGCCCTTGGATCTGGCATCTGGCCGACAATATCACTATCTTTGTCTGAATCCCTAGCTCTTAGAGCAGTGCcaagcatatagtaggtgctcagtaaagctGGTGAAAGGgtcctaatctaatatgactctggcgtccttataaaaagaggaaattagggcttccctggtggtgcagtggttgagaatctggctgccaatgcaggggacatgggttcgagccctggtctgggaagatcccacatgccgcggagcaactgggcccgtgagccacaactactgagcctgcgcgtctggagcctgtgctccgcaacaagagaggccgcgacagtgagaggcccgcgcaccgtgatgaagagtggcccccgctcaccaaaactagagaaagccctcgcacagaaacgaagacccaacacagccaaaaataaataaataaataaataattttttttaaaaaattaaaaaaataaaaagaggaaattaggtCACAGATAcacgcacagaggaaagaccatgtgaagacacagggagaagatggtcatctacaagctgaggagagaggcctcagaagaaacgaaccctgctgacatcttgatcttggacttctagcttctagAATTGGaggaaattaatttctgttgcttaagccacccagtgagtggtagtactttgttatggcagaaaGCTAACACAGGGGGAAATGAAATCTGCTGTTCTCGCCCGTGTTTCTCTCCAGGGCATAGGCCATGGGGTAGCTGCGTGAACTTGGGTAGTGGGTAAAAACGGCAGGAGGCTCTCCTGGGCCTCCAGGGTGCCCTGGAGCCTACAGCCCCGCAGGCCTCCCATGATGACCTGGGCACAAAGGGGGCCTCCCAGTCCATGAACACCATGACTGCCACCACCCAGCCCCTCCTCTGTGCCTCCCTGTGTTGGCTCCTGGCAGTCCTGAGACTCCTGGGTCATGGCCTCCAACCCAGGTGAGCTCAGTCCAGAGGGAGCCAGAAGTCCTGTATTTCCTGGATCCTAAGATGACATCAATTACAAAACACTATCCATTCAGTGACAGGGTTCCAGGAGGCAAGAAGAACTCTGACTCAGAAGCATGGATTGTAAGAACTCGCCTGATTTTAGTCAAGGGGAAATGGGACCACCTGCATGTCTTTGAATCAAGGAAGTGAAATCAATGGTTCTAGCACAGGGGTGTGTGCTGTGACAGGGAGCGTGCTGGGAGAGAGTGAGTGATTCTGCCTCGTGGGGGAGGTCAGGACCCTAGAGGACACATGTGAGGAGGAGCATGCCGGCCCAACGAGGCAGGAAGGGTATTcccagcagagggaagagcatggaCAAAAGAATAAGGTGTAGACATAGCTGCAGTAGCAAGGATATGTGTAGAGGAGCAAATGGAGGTGAGACAGGGCAGACAGACAGAGTGCAGACTGTGAAGGGCCTGGGATGCCGTGCCCAAGGTCCTCAGGTGCATCTAGAGCAGAGGGCGGGAAATGAGGCCACAGGCCAGGAGAGCGCCCCAGGCCCATTCAGAACAGGGGGCTCCAAAGCAGATCTGTTATCACAGCTCCATCTCCTTCAGAGGCTCCCCTCGTGAGAGCACAGATGCTTGGTAACCAAGGGATGGTCTATTTAAAGCCACTTGTGAGTCGGTTCTAGGAAGTATACtgcagggtggagagggagggagggaaggaggaagaaggccCTGAGGGGGAATGGTCTGCCCTGAGCCCACTGTGAGGTCTGGGGCAAgtccctgcctctccctgggcctcagcttccagcaCCTCGTGGTGGATAATTGTGCAGGCTCAAGAGGCAGCTGTGTGGGTTCAAAGCCAGGCTCCATCTCTTACGGTATGTGTGCTTTggtcaaattacttaacctctgggcctaagttttctcctatgttaaggggctaataatggtacctaccttttaaggtgctgtgaggattaaatgagataatgcacataaagcCCCTttaacagtgtctgacacatgcaAAACACTCAAAATCAGCTATTGTAAAATATGAGATGATCATGATGGACTAGCTTTGGAGGTTTTAAACCTTACACAGTGTTTTTTTCCAACATATTTGGAACTGCAATGTGTAAGAAAGGTTACGTTGACCTCTTCTGGTTGATGCAGGTGGAGACCCCGAGACCAGGCCCTCAGCATCCCCCTTCCACAGGGCTGCCTCCcagcacccccagcccccagggcacCTCCGCAGAACTCTTAGGCGCCAAAAACACCAGGTTGAAAGCGATTGTCCCAGAAGATTGCTGAGGTCTCTcagctgctctttttttttttttttaattttattgaagtagagttgatttacaatattgtgttaatttcttctctcAGCTGCTCTTTTTAATCTAATTCTTATTTCTGAAACCTGAGTATACATCTGGAATAGCTATCCTTTACAGCTCAAAATCCATTTTCCAAAATCATCAGCTGCGCCAGGCCTCAGGGACAGTCTGGGAAAGGCAAACCAAAGTGGACACAGAGAGGTGAGGAAGTTATTTGAACAAAAATCCTGACTGCAAAGACCCACAGACGACCAAGTACCACCTCcacattttttttaagccaatacATTTTTAGTTAAGAAATTTCACACACTGTGATCCATTCCACTGCCTATCAAAGTTACCTTAGTTCCTCCAAAACTTGAGTCAAACTTATCTTCAAGataggcatttttaaaagatcccatACTTCATCCACAGTTGTTCTGTCAGTCAGCCTGGTCGCAATTTTCTTAGTTGGGTTTCTTTTATCTCCACTTGAATAAGGACGTACTGATGACGTACTTCAGAAAGTATCCCACCTAGGATCTTTGGGATCTAGTTTTTCAAATAATTCACTTTAGGGCTCTAGCAGTTGAACTGCAAGAAGTACATTGCTATTTTGGCCAATGATCTAAAATGCATTATTCCTTAACACATTTCTCGTATTGCAGTTGTGGTACATCCAGTTTTCACTCATGACCTTAGCAAAAAGGTTAACAGTCTCATTATCACCATTTCAATAAATTTACTGTGATGTAAGCAGAACTTGTGTCTCAGTTTAGTCCCATGAACAATTTCTGGACAATATGACCAACAGTGCCCTTCTCATTAAGAATGAGGCTTTACCTCcacatttttttattgaggtatagttgatttataatattatataagattcaggtgtacaacatagtaattcataattttggaaggttatactccatttatagtcattataaaatatcGGCCGTATTCCTCGTGTTGTACAATatttccttgtagcttatttattttatacatagtatttgtacctcttaatctcctacccctatctttccccttctcccttccctctccccactggtaatcactgttctctacatctgtgagtctgtttctttttcattatagtcgctagtttgttgtattttttagataagtgatatcatacagtatttgtcttcctctgtctgacttatttcacttagcataataccgtccaagtccatccatttgttgcaaatggcaaaatttcattctttttcgtggctgagtagtattccattgtatgtatataccacatcttctttatccatttatctgttgatggacacttagttttattccatatcttggctattgtatataatgctgctatgaacattgaggttcatgtatctttctgaattagtgtttttgttttctttggatatatacccaggagtggaattgctggatcacatggtagtttcggttttttgaggaaccttcatatgGTTTTCCACAATGGCTTTAGGAGCATATGTTTTAAAGATAAGTCGTGCAGATGTGACCATCTCCACCAGTCAGAGTCCAGGGTAGTTTCTCATCCCTTTGCCTCTAGATGGTCGGCACTGCCATTGCCCTGTGTGTGGTGCCCTATGGTTGTCTCTTCTCCACTATGGGACTGCGTCTTGTTCTTTCACCTCCGATCCTAGCATAGGGTCTTTTTTTAGCTGGCACCCAATAAATAGATATTGGATTGATCGAATGGAATTGAATATGGAACCTCTACATGGTCAACTCCAAGCTGCATTCAACAATGACCCAGAGGCTTTGCAGACGCCGCCACCCCGGAACCTCCCGCGCTGCCCAACCGTGGTCAACCCTACCGTGTTCTTTGACATCGCCGTCAACGGTGAGCCCTTGGGCCGCGTCCCCTTCGAGCTGTTTGCAGGCAAAGTTCCAAAGACAGCAGAAAACTTTCGTGCTCCGAGCACTGGGGAGAAAGGCTTTGGTTATAAAGGTTCTTGCTTTCACAGAATAATTCCGGGATTTACGTGCCAGGGTGGTGACTTCACATGCCATAATGGCACTGGTGGCAAGTCCATCTATGGGGAGAAATTTGATGATGAGAATTTCCTCCTGAAGCACACGGGTCCTGGCATCTTGTGCATGGCAAATGCTGGCCCCAACACAAACGGTTCCCAGTTTTTCATCTGCACTGCCAAGACTGAGTGGTTGGATGGCAAGCATGTGGTCTTTGGCAAGGTGAAAGAGGGCATGAATATTGTGGAAGCCATGGAGCGCTTTGGGTCCAGGAATGGCAAGACCAACAAGAAGATCACCATTGCTGACTGTGGACAAATCTAATAATAAATTTGACTTGTGTTTtatcttaaccaccagaccatTCCTTCTGTAGCTCAGGAGAGCACCCCTTCATCCCCATCTGCTCAAAATATACTATAATCTTTGTGCTCTCATTGCACTTCTTTGGGTTCCATATTTTCCTTATTCCCCTCCAAGTTTAGCTGAATTGCAAAGTTAAGTTTATGgttatgaaataaaaactaaacaaccaaaaaaaaaccaaaaaacaaaaaaaaacaatgaccCAGAAAGACCTGGATCCTGACTGCACAGTGGTCATTGATGGGGTGGGAAGATTACTAAGTACAGGTGTGATAGGACTCATGACTTATTATTGAAAGATAAAATTCCAAAGCCCACAAGGGGCAGGGGTTTGCCTTTAGGATCCACTAGGGCTGGTCTTGGGAGGACCCTGGAAAACGTCACCTTGAGGTCCTGAAACAGAAGGTCTCCTTGTTTCCTGGGACCCCAGAACCCACTGCAGAGCTCTACCCGGCTTTTTCAGCATAAATAGAAGCCTGGTGCCTTGTCGTACACTGATTTCACAGCACATGCACTCTAGACGTTGGCCTTTAGGCTTCCATGGCAGACTCCAATTTGCAGGCCACAGTGTGCAAAAGCTGAGAGAACAAGCCCAATCCCCAGCCTATTCTCACCGACTGCCCtctgcttttccttccttctgcctctgcctctgcctctggtcACATGCCAGCTGCTTCAGCCACCTTGAGCTTGTCACTGTTCTCCAAGCTCTCCCACCCCTTAGCCATCAGGTTCTCTCtacctggaatgccctttccTGCACCACTACCCCCTTTTATACCTACTGAgctcctactcattcttcaaaacAATCCCAAATGCCACCTCTTCTAGGAAGCCTTCCTAAAACTCCCCAGTTGgaatttttaacttttccttCTCCCATCCTTCCATAGAACTTATACAGCATGTATGGTATTCTGCTTGGGTTTAAGTTATATCTCTTACTTCCGTTACTATGTTATAAACTCAGTGAGggcaaagatttttattttactggGTATTTGCATATATGTGGGAAATCCATGGATTTGAACTTCAATTCCTAGGTCTTTACGGATATGTAAATTTAGACAAGTTACCTAATGTGTCTGAGTCTTAGTATTCCAGTCTGTAGAATGGAGGTAAAAAACCCTTTTTTCATAAGCTTATTGTGAACATTAAATAAGATGaagtaataatgaaaatgaaataataataatgagagctAATATTAAGTGCTCACTTAGGCACTGATCTAAACTCTTTACAAgctcatttaaaacatttttttaaattttagaaataattatagatttgcAGGAAATTGCAAAATAGTGTGGAGAGATCCTTTGTGAGGGCACCCAGTTTTCTCCAGTGGTTAAATCTTACACGATTATAGTACAGTATCAAAACAAGAAACTGACAATGGCATGATGGCGTGTGAGTACAGTTCTGTGTCCACTtgtgtagatttgtgtaaccaccaccacaatcaagacacaGATCTATTCTATCTCCACAAAAATCTCCCTTATGCTATTTCTTTATAGAGCCACTCTTCTCCCTTCTACCAGTAAGCCAGTAAGGGTGGCTTACTTTTTGCCAGCCACCCTTCTCCCTTCTACCATGCTTAACTCCTGGCAACCATTAGTGTGCTTTCCATCTGCATACTTTTTTCATTTCAACAATGTTATCTGAATGGAATGACACAGTATATGACCTTGTAAGgttgacttttttcactcagcataatccatccaagttgttttatgcatcagtagttcattcctttgttgttgctgagtaataatccatggTGTGGATGTACCATGGTCTAGCCAtcgaaggacatctgggttgtttctagtttggggctattacaaataaaactgctacaAGCATTCATGTATAGGTTTTTATGTGAATCTAAGAATTCATTTCCCTGAGATAAATGTCCAGGAGTGTAATTGTTGGgttatatggtaagtgtatgtttgattttttaaggAAGAGTCAACTGTTTTGCATAGCGgcttgtaccattttacattcccatcagtaatGTATGGGTGATTCCATTTCTCCACgtctttgccagcatttggtgttgtcgctatttttttttaaatctt from Eubalaena glacialis isolate mEubGla1 chromosome 10, mEubGla1.1.hap2.+ XY, whole genome shotgun sequence harbors:
- the LOC133099902 gene encoding peptidyl-prolyl cis-trans isomerase A-like yields the protein MELNMEPLHGQLQAAFNNDPEALQTPPPRNLPRCPTVVNPTVFFDIAVNGEPLGRVPFELFAGKVPKTAENFRAPSTGEKGFGYKGSCFHRIIPGFTCQGGDFTCHNGTGGKSIYGEKFDDENFLLKHTGPGILCMANAGPNTNGSQFFICTAKTEWLDGKHVVFGKVKEGMNIVEAMERFGSRNGKTNKKITIADCGQI